The nucleotide window CGCGAGTATTAAAATTAAACATAATCTTGAAGAAATGGTGGTAATGGTTCAACCGCCTCATTCTGAAGAAGAATTAAAAGAATTGGAATCCAAACCGGTTGAAAAAGTGGAAGAGGTTGCCAAAATAGAAAAAGCGCCGAAGAAGGAAGCTGAAGAAGTTGACGAAAAAAAGAAAAAATAAATTTATTGAATTTTTTATGGCAGAACTTTTGAATAAAAGAAAAGCCATATTTATAAAATTAATCCCCAAAATGAAATTCTTTTCATGGGGATTAATTTTTGTTTTAGTGATTATTTCTTTGAGCGGCTGCCAGAAAAAACAAATTTTGCCGTCAATTAATAAATCAACGCCTGAACAAACAAATAATTCTGATCAAAACAATACTGCTCCGGAAAATAATAATGCAACCGAATCTCAGACCGCGTTGATTTCAGAAGGAATAAAATTGCCCGTGGCGATAATGATGGATAATTTTATTGATTCGCGGCCGGTCAGCGGAATTAACAGCGCTTCAATAGTTTATGAATCGCCGGCTGAGGCCGATATTACTCGTTTTTTGGCTGTTTTCAATCAAGACGCTTTGCCTGATAAAATCGGGCCAATTCGTTCAGCCAGGCCGTATTTTGTCAGTTGGGCTGAAGAATACGGCGCTTTATATATTCATGCCGGAGGAAGCGATCAGGCGCTTAGAACAATTAAAAGTGATCAAAACGATGATAAGATTTACGATTTAAATGAAATCAGCGGAGGCGGCGCGTATTTTTGGCGCGATCATAACCGAGTTGCGCCAAGCAATTTATATACTTCCGGCGAGTTTATAAAAAAAGCCATAGAAAATAAAAATCTGCCGGAAAAAATAAAAACAAATTTCAGCGGTTGGAAATTTTCCAATGATATAAATCTTACCAGTCAGGAATCAAGTGAATTCATTAAAATTAATTATCTTGATCCGGTGGCTTGGAAATTTGATTCAAAAACAGATTTTTATCTGCGATTCTCCATTGATTCAAAAACAGGCACTTTAAATCCTTTTGTTGATTCGGACGGAACGCAAATTAAAACAAAAAATTTAATCATTCAAAAAACAGAAATAAATATTTTAGACGAAGTCGGCCGGAGAGAAATTACGACCATAGGGGATGGCGAAGCGATGATTTTCCAAAAAGGCAAATTAACCAAGGGAAAATGGCAAAGGGCCGGTTCTCAGGAATCAACCAGATTTTATGATACATTTGACAAAGAAATAGAATTTTTACCCGATTCGGTTTGGATTGAAGTTGTTTCTCCTAAACACAAACTTGTTTATTAATTTAAATAAAAAAATCGAGAATGGAATTATTTTTCTATACTCGATTTTTTTTAATATTTTTTAAGGATTAACGATAACCAATCGATTCAGGCCGGCCAGGTCTTTTTTTATTTCTATTTCAGCTTGAGGGAAATATTTTTTAATTATTTTTTTTATTTTTTCCGCCTGATTAAAATTTATTTCCAAGAATATTTTGCCGTTTGGCCGCAAATAATCAGCCGCATTTTCAAGCAGAGATTGATAAAATTTTAAACCGTCTTTTCCGCCGTTTAAAGCAATCTGCGGACTGTGATTAAGGCATTTGGCTTTTTGGGAAGGAATATAGGGTAAATTGGCAGCAATGATGTCAATTTTTTCAGGCAGCGGTTCTAAAAGATTTCCATTTAAGAAAATAATTTGTTTTTTTGTTTTGTGTTTTTTTGCGTTTCTTTTCGCCACTTTTAGGGCATTTTTTGAAATATCAACGGCATAGATTTTTGCCAATGGCAAATGTTTTGCCAGAGTAATGGCGATATTGCCGCAGCCGGTTCCGACATCAGCGATTAAAATTTTTTTATTTGGCGCAGATTTTAAAATTTCTTCAATCATTAATTCCGTGTCGGGCGAGGGGATTAAAACATTTTTATCAACCATGAAATCCAAATCAAAAAATTCTTTGTGTTCGACAAGATAAGCCACGGGCGTGCCCTTTTTTCTTTGAGCGATTAATTTTTTAAATTTTATTTCTTCTGTTTTTTTTAATTTTTTTTCAGAATGGGAATAAAGCCAGATTTTTCCTGCCTGCCGGCAGGCAGGGCGCTTTTTTAGAGTGAAACTTAAAAGAACCTCGGCATCTAAATGAGGTTCTTTAGTTATTTTTTGGAGAGATTGAATAGCTCTTAATAATGCTTGTTTAATGGTCATCTTTATAAAATTTCTAATTTCTAATTGACCTAATTTCTAAATCGTATTTCAATTTGGGATTTTGAGTTTAGGTTATTGTTCAGGAATTAGAAATTAGGTTAATTAGGTTAATTTTATTCAGCATTTTCTTGTTCTTCAAATGATTCAACAATCGCGTCCATATTCCCGTCCAAAATATTCAACATATTGAAAAATGACTTGTTAAGGCGATGATCAGTAATTCTATCTTGAGGGAAATTATAAGTTCTGACTTTTTCCGAACGTTCTGCGGTACCGATTTGTTCCCGTCTTTGATCCCCCAAATCTTTATGTTTTTTTTCTTCATTCAACGCCAATAATCTTGATCTTAGAATGATCATAGCTTTCTCTTTATTTTGTCCTTGACTGCGTTCGTCTTGGCAGGCAACAACTAAATTTGTCGGCAAATGAGTGATTCTTACGGCTGAAGAAGTTTTTTGAACATTTTGGCCTCCATGTCCGGAAGCGCAAAAAGTGTCAATTTTTAAATCTTTTAAATCTATTTTAAGGTCCGCGGGTTCGGCTTGAGGCAATACCGCCACTGAAGCGGTGGAAGTGTGAAGCCGGCCGCTTTTTTCAGTTTTAGGAATCCTTTGAACTCTGTGAACGCCGCTTTCATTTTTTAAAATTTGATAAGCGCCAGAATCTCTTATTTCCAGAATAGCTTCTTTAAAGCCGTCCAATTCTGTTTTGTGCGATGAAATTAAACCAACCTTCCAGCCCTTTTTTTCCGCGAAACGCGAATACATTCTTAATAAATCGCCGGCAAAAATAGCCGCTTCGTCGCCGCCGGTGCCGGCTCTGATTTCCAAAATTACGCCGCGACTTTCCGGAGTGTTGGAAGATTTTTCTTTTTTATTGATTTCCGACTCAATGCTTGTTTTTTTTTCTTTTAATTGTTCCAATTCTTCTTTAATCAAGCTCAGCATTTCGGGTTGAGATTCTTTATTTAATAATTTTTCAATTTCAAAAATTTTTTCGTTTATTTCTCTGAGTTGGTCAAACAAACGATAAGTTTCTTTCAATTGATTGTATTTTTGGGATATTTCTTTCAATTTTTCCTGATCAGCATAAATATCAGAACTTTGTAATTGTTCTTCCAATGATTTTAATTGATCTTTCAATTGACTGAGATTATTCTCCATATTTTAATTTTACAACAAAAAATTATCCAAATAGTATTTTGGCAATAATTCAATCGCTATGAAATTATTTTTTATC belongs to Patescibacteria group bacterium and includes:
- a CDS encoding DUF3048 domain-containing protein, coding for MKFFSWGLIFVLVIISLSGCQKKQILPSINKSTPEQTNNSDQNNTAPENNNATESQTALISEGIKLPVAIMMDNFIDSRPVSGINSASIVYESPAEADITRFLAVFNQDALPDKIGPIRSARPYFVSWAEEYGALYIHAGGSDQALRTIKSDQNDDKIYDLNEISGGGAYFWRDHNRVAPSNLYTSGEFIKKAIENKNLPEKIKTNFSGWKFSNDINLTSQESSEFIKINYLDPVAWKFDSKTDFYLRFSIDSKTGTLNPFVDSDGTQIKTKNLIIQKTEINILDEVGRREITTIGDGEAMIFQKGKLTKGKWQRAGSQESTRFYDTFDKEIEFLPDSVWIEVVSPKHKLVY
- the prmC gene encoding peptide chain release factor N(5)-glutamine methyltransferase, coding for MTIKQALLRAIQSLQKITKEPHLDAEVLLSFTLKKRPACRQAGKIWLYSHSEKKLKKTEEIKFKKLIAQRKKGTPVAYLVEHKEFFDLDFMVDKNVLIPSPDTELMIEEILKSAPNKKILIADVGTGCGNIAITLAKHLPLAKIYAVDISKNALKVAKRNAKKHKTKKQIIFLNGNLLEPLPEKIDIIAANLPYIPSQKAKCLNHSPQIALNGGKDGLKFYQSLLENAADYLRPNGKIFLEINFNQAEKIKKIIKKYFPQAEIEIKKDLAGLNRLVIVNP
- the prfA gene encoding peptide chain release factor 1; translation: MENNLSQLKDQLKSLEEQLQSSDIYADQEKLKEISQKYNQLKETYRLFDQLREINEKIFEIEKLLNKESQPEMLSLIKEELEQLKEKKTSIESEINKKEKSSNTPESRGVILEIRAGTGGDEAAIFAGDLLRMYSRFAEKKGWKVGLISSHKTELDGFKEAILEIRDSGAYQILKNESGVHRVQRIPKTEKSGRLHTSTASVAVLPQAEPADLKIDLKDLKIDTFCASGHGGQNVQKTSSAVRITHLPTNLVVACQDERSQGQNKEKAMIILRSRLLALNEEKKHKDLGDQRREQIGTAERSEKVRTYNFPQDRITDHRLNKSFFNMLNILDGNMDAIVESFEEQENAE